In Huiozyma naganishii CBS 8797 chromosome 5, complete genome, the genomic window CAGCAAGACTGTATATTGGTTCAAAGCTGGGCAAGAACTCGTCCTCCCGGGAAGCCTCGGCATCTCTAGTCCCCCCCTGCTCCCCAATGCTCTGCCCGTCCCCGGCCCCCGCCTCCAAGTCACCTTGAACCTGATGGTGTTGTCGTACCCGTTGTTCATGGCGACCGTGGACCTGAACCATTCGGGCGCACCGTCAGCGCAGCAATCGAGGGACCACCAGTTCTCGGACCTCTCCCGGAACAATCCATCGCACTGGGCCTCGTACAGCTTCGCCTCGTTGATCCACACACTGAACATCCCCAGTTGAACACCACCCGCTGGCCCATCACCGACACTCTGCAAGTGCACGCTCAATTGCTCGTCAAACACCACAAACTGGCGGCGCGCAGCGCCTTCACGCACAACATCAGAACCGCACACGTCCCCGACaggcagcagcaactcCATTGCCCAGCTGGCACCTACCACGTCTCGTCTACTGGTCACCGTCTCTTCAATATCGTGTTTAACACCAAACGACTACTCACTACTCACTGCTATGTACATGTTGGGGCGGGCTCTCTCACAGGTACACCATGTGTCCCTGCGTGTCGAACCCAATGGCACGGTCCCTCTTGTTGTCCCTGTTCCCGCTGCCGTAGCGGTGTGCGACACGGGACGCGGGGACATCTTTGAACTGGAACCTGCTGCGCTCGTGCAGTTGCAACTCTCCGAGTACGACCCGCTGGGTACGCCTACTGCTCTGTGctgacgaggaggagtGCTCCCCCTGCGTCGACAGTCGCTGCAGTGTGACCTCTGCCGGTTCCAGTTCGAGTATGGCTGCGGCGTCCAGTGGACCAAACGGTTCAGACTCGGCGATGGTCGCGAACCGCGACTGTTTCGCTCTCGCTGGGGTCGGAATCTCGGTAAGGTTCTCACGGGGCCCACCGCCGTCACCACGGAACAGTGGGAAGTACGCCTCCATCGCCTGTGAGAACTTGTTCAGGTCTCCGCTTCGTTTCTTGTGCGAGGGCAATTGCATCTCGAGACGGTATAACTTCACAAGGGCCTCCACGCGCGGGACCTTCAATCCGTGCCGCTGTGCCACGTCCTGCGTGGACACTCCACGCACCTCTATCTCCTCGAACAACTCGCGCTTGAGGGACTCGGGCACCATCAGGTTCGTCCTGCAGAACTTGTTCGCAGGAAAGGGCCTCAAACCAGCGTCACggccaccaccaccacgaCTACCCTCTTCCACCTTCGTCTCCTCCAACTGGCCCCTCTGGTTCTCCCTGAGCGGGGTCCCAGTCAGAGGGTTCCGCAGCACAACCCCGCGCTCCCTCCCCGGTTGCACGTACAGCGGTTTGTTCCCCATGGGGAACCCGctgtacttgttcaaagcGTACTCCCCTCTATAGTTCCGCGGACCAAGGAACTCCCTCATGGCGGCCTTCAAGTTCGTGTCGTGCGCCTTCGAGGGCTCCCTCGCCAGACGCCGGAAAGGGTACCCAGGGTACGCGATCCGCCGCCGCGACACCCACCGCACAGACACCCGAACGCAAACGGCCCAGGGGCCACTCTGACCGCAGCTACCTCGACCCAGCATCGCCGATTGCCCTGTCCACCAGTACgtgtagtagtagtagcagtagcaCTGGTCCTCGACGTCTTCGAATTCGAATAAAATTTTATTGAATCGAAGACGACACCGTCTTCTACCACTACAAGTACTGCCACAAGTAGAGCTAGGCCCCACAGCAGTACCCTTCACGATGCAGGCGCCAGTGGTAGTAATGAACA contains:
- the MRPS35 gene encoding mitochondrial 37S ribosomal protein mS45 (similar to Saccharomyces cerevisiae MRPS35 (YGR165W); ancestral locus Anc_5.166) is translated as MLGRGSCGQSGPWAVCVRVSVRWVSRRRIAYPGYPFRRLAREPSKAHDTNLKAAMREFLGPRNYRGEYALNKYSGFPMGNKPLYVQPGRERGVVLRNPLTGTPLRENQRGQLEETKVEEGSRGGGGRDAGLRPFPANKFCRTNLMVPESLKRELFEEIEVRGVSTQDVAQRHGLKVPRVEALVKLYRLEMQLPSHKKRSGDLNKFSQAMEAYFPLFRGDGGGPRENLTEIPTPARAKQSRFATIAESEPFGPLDAAAILELEPAEVTLQRLSTQGEHSSSSAQSSRRTQRVVLGELQLHERSRFQFKDVPASRVAHRYGSGNRDNKRDRAIGFDTQGHMVYL